The genomic window ttgtcctttcgGTAAGCTCAGCAACTTTACCTTGTTTACAACTGTATTTACACCATTTGCTTCAGGCTATGGAGCACtattgtttccctctttttactATTTATAGGATTCCTTTTTCACAacacttttaataaaaacaaactgtagaaataaacacattaaaatctGCCCAGCTGTTGTCTAAGCCCTCTTGATTGACTTGCCCAAATGGCAATCGAGTTCTAAGGTCTGTATGTAATAAAGGGAGACTTGCTATTGGTGGAAAGTGTTGACACTGGAGAGACAGTATGTGCCTTTGCCTCTTTATGCATACTGGGTTACTGTGGCCCAGAGTGAAGGAATATTTgttcccaattttttaaatagattaagAAAgcaaattcttgatttttttttaaacaaaaaagacgCTTATTCCATGTGAAATGCCACCCTTATAAAACCTGAAACAGGCATAATGCCAAGCCTTTCCTCCAAGGTTGCTAACGTTTTATGGTGGCTTCACATGATGCTATAGTTTAATATGCCTTGGGGCAGTTTGAAGCAGTTCATAATGCCATTCAATTTAAAACTAAATCCTAGATATGCAAATGatgattttcttagaaaaatgttcACAAAATGGGTTTTTTAATAGCACAGTAATGAATGTGGTTATCAATCACATGCCTACCCGTTCTGAATTATAGCAAAAAGTTgatgaatttataaaattattgacAGTGATGTATATGCTATAATACACCCTAGAATGCATTAAAACTACAGAAATATTCTAGCAATAGAACAGTAAGCAAGAAGGAATTGTTTTTCCAAACTTTATTGTGAAAAGTTTTAAAGTTCTCAAGTGCAAAcaagctgaatgaaaaaaaactaAGGTGCttttcaaaagaactgaaattgtTGCAGGCCAAAGTAGCAATATGGTATCTCTCTAATTTAGTTCAGTAAGGACAGTGAAACTTGTGGTTCACTAATATATTGAGTAAATTAATGGTGAAAACAGAACTTGTTTTAGCCACTAAGAAGAATATTCTTACTACAAAGACAAAATGTCGTGCAGCAAAACCTGGCACCTCTGCGCTTAAACTGTTCGTCATGACTGACTTCATGTGCTGCTATTGCGTTTCCGTATATTACTGCGATATAGACTATTTTAGTAACGACTGAGGAGAAAAGTCGTCTTCCCCTACACAGACTGATGAGCACAATGATACTGATCACTTTCCTGTTGAATAACAAATGCAATAATTGCCTCTCCCGAGTGAGAAGTCTGTCTCAATACTTCCAAAGCGTTTTAATTCCCTGATATATCAAAAGCCAGTTTTATTAATGGTGTGTATTGTGTACCTACCTACTACTCTGAGAATTGATTTTTTTACTAAGCCTGATTCACGTGGATTGAGGTTACACTAAGTGCTGTTTGTTAATGAAAATCATGGGCCCATTTTTAAAGTACTAGTTGTCAACAGGAGTGGGTTCTCTGAACTTTCAAGGCTAATAGCTGTTAAATTCTTCCAGAGTCCACACCTTTTATTCCTCCTTTTTCATTGTCCCCTTGTAGATGCCTCTGCCTTGGCATCTCAGGTAGACTGTTACTGATTCCAAATGACTTTGTATCTTGTGCGCTAGCTCTACTGCTCAGCGTAGAAGCAATATGTCTTTAATTCAGGGTTCAGCCCGTTACTATTCAACTCTAACCTGAGGGTAGTGCCACTCCTGTAACCCTCTTCATCTGAATTCTGAGAGCCAGGTTACAAACAGAAACCAACCACTGATTATTTCAGTGTAATGAAGCATCTACTGTCAAGGCAATCCTTTGTTAAGCCCCCTACATACTGAATCTTCAGATCCAGAAATTAAAATCAGTGtacttatgaaaaataaaagcatgtttgAAATTGTTAAAGAGGTAAATCTTATTTGAttattgcaaaatgaaaaatactatgaTGTCCAGTTACTATTAAACATTCATTGTATAAGATTATGTTGTACTGAAAACTGGTGGCTTTCTGCAGATTCCAAAGTCCAAGTAGTAGAAACTTACATAGTCCATTTCTTTGTGAGCTTTTTGAAACAATCTGATTGAAAACACATCTGAAATTAATGTGGAATCATGTTATTTTGCTACAACAGAAAATAGTTCCCCTTTATGTTTaacctaaagaaaataaactagtgcaagaaaagaaaaatacttttatccatgaaggaaaaaatgtttggacttaaatatttgtcattttctgtaaAGTTTGTTTAATTATAGTTTGGACTAGCAGCATTTTAGGTACTTGATGATGCTGACcattctatacacacacacacacacacacacatatatcaggGACAGTTAAAATATCACTACAGCCATTTTCAATATATACCAAACAATTTGGCTTAATTTCATTAGCAATTGATACTTAAATACACTCATTTATGAATAATTGAAAACCTTGTTTAGTTTAATAGACCTACTTATTctccagaagtttatttttaaacaggttTACTATCAGAAATACTGTTCAATAAGGCATACTGAATATAAGAAGGATCAGACTTagctttatatactttatttcttgagcaaagtaaaaaatgaaacacCTGGATGAAAGTACGCTGAATGTTGCAAGCTGAGAGTGAAATCTGGTGAAAGATTGACCTAACATGTTAAAATCAAGAAGTAAAAGCCACCAAGCTGTCTCTGAAAAAACACCAAGATATGTTCCTCATGGTATGTTATCTCTTCACCAAGCCCACCTCAAGGTGAAAGTGATTATGTAACCAATTTGACTATcatcaaaatacatttaattaacattaacttattcttttaaaaaggacttcTTAAAAAGCTATTTTAGTCCCGCTTTGTGAACAATTGTTTATATTATCTTGATTGAAGGTGTTCTGAAATTTAAGTTGGCAGGAcaaattactgtattttaatattatgaaatTTTGCTAGGAGGAGAGTATTCATTAAAACACAATTACCAAAATGTGGCATTGTTGTATACATGTTTTAACAAAATTAGCCAAGCAAGGATGATAATAAGCTGACAAACTACGAAATATGAATCTAATGGAATAACATCAGTCACTAGAACAATCTGGCACTGGGGTTTAGAAAATTTCTATTTAGTAGTTACTGAAAGAGGTATTCTGCATCtttgaaatacagaaagagaggaaataaaaggatTAATTACCTCCACAAGTTAGATCTAAAAATTCCAGCCCTCTGAAGAGCAAAAAGTTTTGAGGAGTAGTTACTTGCTGTCTGCTGTTCTAAAATACAGGCCAATTACCGACCACATATGAAGGAGGCTGACAGTGGCAAAGGACAGATGACAGTTTTCAGATGATACAGCTGAACAGTTTCTGCTCCAACATGTTATACTTATGTGAGGATCCAGAAGCAATGGGTGAACTTCAATGATATTGAGGCCCAATTCTTCACAGAGGCCCAACCCATTTGCTTTGTATGACAGGTAGATAACTCTTTCATggtgaaatttatattttaaaattgctacAAAAGGCTCACACTAAAATGAACCCTATAGAGTATTCTTTTGCAAACTATTATCAAGTAAAATGGAGAACCGTATTTGCCTATTTGATTCAGAATGtctttctttgagattttattaAGCTGGTGTGCAACTATTTTATCTAATGAGCTGGGTATTTTGATAGTCTCTAGGCCCACCAAACATATGGCAGGTTAGTGATCCTTCCAAATAGGGGCAACCAGGGAGAGAAGACTAGAGAGAAATGAGTCCTGGGGTAATTCCTTTGGCAAACCATGAATGCTGTTTTCAGCAGTGTCTGAGTGCATTTTTGATCTGAAGAGGCGatagcatttttcaaaaagttttctgTGGTCATGAGACTAATCCTGGAACCTAAAAGTCATTTCCAGCTTGACCACGCCACCACACTTTCCACAAAGCCACATCTCGTCTGAGTTCCTGGCCTTGGTCAGAGTTCTGAAAGCAGCCACAAATGTGTAGTCTCCGAGTGGGCACTTGTTTGTAAGTATTTATTTTCCGGAGCCCACTCAGGAGTCGAGAGAAGCTATAGGCTGTTAGAGAGGACGGAACAATGAGTCAAAACAACgcctccccacttttacactaATGCATGGGGGAAATCCCCGGAACGCTAGCATTTGATTATGAATGGAGATTGCTTGGGGGGTGAGAGGGCTGGTGTTGAAAGGCCAGCAAAGAAAACCTGGGAGATCCTAGCTTGGTCAAAGCACTGGATAACTTTTGAACTCCCACCAAGTAAATCTTTCATCAACGATTTCTGCAGCAAAGATATTgttgaaaagtatttatttacacTATAGTCATAAACCATCCATTATCTGAATATCGGTTAGTGGTTTTGCGTTAGAATAAATCATTTCTATTTCCACAACTATTAAGAGCTAATAACCAAACAAGTCAGCTCCAGTAATATTTACATTCTTATCTGCAATTCAACTACAAAGGTAACACTTTTAAGTCACAAAACAGAGCAtacaaaaatatactttctaaaaaaaaaaaatccaaatattaatAGGCAGAAATATACAGCCATACTAAACCCagggagtgattttttttccatagtaaGGCAACCCATTTACATGCAGACCCTTTAACATTGTCTACATCACACAAGGCACCAAGGACACTTCCAACACAACTGCATGCATCCTAGTTTCAGAGAATATATGTACATCCCCTTTAAATAACTTAATCTCTGACTCATTTCAGGAGAtcataaatgctttttttcccgAAGGTTCAGAACTTGGAGAACAGTGCAcatcaaaaatacacaaaatctgAGTGGATATACACTGAAAAAATAGTCTTTACACTTCTCAAACAACTCAAAAAGGAGCAGATATTGCTATGTCCCTCCCATCACATTGCACTTCCGTTCTCTGAGTTTATAATACATATTGCTTAAAGGGTTGGAACGACTAGATAAGCTTTGATTCACTGTTCTAGGGCCACAGAATGCAGCATAAAGGCCATGCTTCATTCACTGTACAGCATCCCCAAATCAGTCCCAAGCCATAAAGTGCACATCAGCTTTGCTTCTTTTTGCTGCCCCCACCTGAAGGGATCAGCATCTCCCAACCTACTATTGTagaaaaagtctcaaatcaaCTCTGACATCCAGAGTCAAACCTGTAATGGGACAAGATatgagagaagggaagcaaaacctAGTCAAACAACCCTTTAAAGCAGGGTCAGGCCTCAGCCCTCTAGGCCAGGgaccccacccaacacccttctGCACCTCCCCATTATCTTAGGGTGATAGTCAACCCACCTAAGAGACACTAAAGTGGGCTAAGTTTTAGGAAGGACCGGTTTCTAAGTGAAAAGGGGGCAGTGCTGGGCTCCACCAAGGCCCTTCGcccaggaagggagaggggggcaggaaaGGGTGGTAGTGTTTGTTGTGCAGTTGAAGTGGACCAGTGGACGAAGGGCCTCCGGGGCCTCAAGGAGCTGGTGTGTCAGCCTGAGTCTCATTCAAGGTGTCCGGGTCCGAGAGGAGCAAGGGGCGAGGGACCCGCCGCCGATAGTGCCACTGTTGCTGCTGCACAGGGCCCCCCCAGCCTGCGTGCCTCCAGTGCAAGAGGCTGCGGAGGCAGCTGGCACGGATGAGGAAGGCACACTGCTTTTGCGCTCCTTCTGTCTCAGGTGGATCTTGGTGTGGCGCTTCCTCTCGTCACTCCGGGCGAACTTGCGGCCGCAGTAGTCACAGGCAAAGGGCTTCTCGCCAGTGTGGGTGCGGATGTGGGTAGTGAGATGGTCACTGCGGCTGAAGTTGCGCATGCAAATCCGACACTGGAAGGGTTTGTGTCCCGTGTGGATGCGGATGTGTCTGGTCAGCTCATCAGAGCGGGAGAAGCGCCGGTCACAGCCTTCTGCTGGGCACGGGTAGGGCCTCTCATGCACTGGGGTCTTGCTAGGCCTGTTGGGGTACTTGCGAGGCCTCAGAATGGGCCGCAGCGGCAGGTGGTGCGGGTTATAGGCGGCGGCAGCGGCTGCTGCCGAGCTGCTGCCAGGCAGCCGGGGTCCCTCACTGCCTCCACTGGCCCCTGGCCCCGCGGCCCCAGCACTGGGACCCGCCAGGGTAAAGTTGCGAATGGTGGAGAGcggagtgagtggaggagggactcGCAAGGAGTccagggggcagggaaagggtTTGCGGTCTGGGCCAGCTGTACCATGTAGGTCTCTCTGGCACTGTGATGGGAAGAATCCAGGATAGTCCGGGATCATGGGAAAGAGACCCGGGTCCGTGGCTGGCTTAGGGGAGGGGTAGGAAGGAGGCGGTGGGTAGGCCAGGGAGGAGGATGTGGAGGTGGTGGCTGCTGACAGGAATGCCGAGGGGTCCTGGTAGAGGTCTCCTGCGCAGCCAGAATAAGGAGGAGGTGGTGGCGGTGGAGAGTAGAGATGGTCCAGGTCAGGCTGGGTCTGAGACATGGTGCACACACCCAGGGGTCCTGTGGCCAGTgggttgggggaggcagaggtgaCGCTGGACGAGGCTGTGGTCGAAGCTGGGGAGGTAACCCCTTGCAGGATGCCTGCACTCACAATATTGATGATGCCTTCTGGGTAGCAGCTGGCACCAGGGTACTGGGGGTCAATGGAGAACTTGCCCATGTACGTGAAGGTCTGGTTTCTAGGTGCAGAGACAGGAGCAAAGCTGCTGGGATATGGGAGATCCAAGGACCTCTTCTCTCCAGTCATGTCAATGTTGATCATGCCatctggggagggaaaagaaagaatggaggtGGAGCAATGagaatgcagccaagaatccctTCTCACCCACTCTCACACAGGTCCATTCCCAAAGCCCAGGATTCTAGCATAGTAGAGCTGGGGCAGAGCCCAACAGGTGGAAAAATTGAAGCCTAGGGGACAGTAAGAAGAGGGTAGCCCAGGATCCCACTGTGGCAGCCAATGACAGTCTGGGACTCAAACTACCTCCAGAAAAGCAGGATGAACTACTCCCAACCCCCACACACAACCATCTGTGGCTCTCCTCCCCAATAAAAACACccaataatagcaacaacaatattaaaaattCCCCATCTGCCTGgaacttctctgcctctcctttgccTGGGGGTCCCACGGCTGGGGCTCCAGGGCAGACCCTAACCAGAAGACTGATCCCAGCCAGTGCCGCCCGAGAGGGGAGCCTGAGAAAGAGATCAGAGATTTCCTGGATGCTCCCCATCCCCGGCGCttccgtccctccctctcccgCTGCGCTACAGCTGACGGCTGCTGGAGGGTATGGGGCTCTGCAGTGGAAGGAATCTATAGGTTTCCTTTCCCTTCCAACCTTCCCGGCCATGCCCAACACCCGCACGCCCTAGCCCGAGGCCGGTGGCGGAGCTTCGAGGAAGGAGCGGGGGCCGCGGGAGACCACTTTCCACTGCATCGCCAAGGAAACCAGCGGCTCCGGTGCCCCCGCGGGCCTCCTTCGCCACCCGGGGGCTGCTTCCCGCCGTTGCCcgccctccacctcctcctcctccttcccgcCTCGCCAACCCCCTCAACTTGGCGGGCGGCGCGCAGGTGGGGGCGCTCCTTCTGGCCGCACCCGGAACGCGCTCGGAGATTTTCCCCGGGTCGGCTCTGCCCGGGCGGGAGCGGCGGACGCTTTCCTCTGGCGCTTCGCCGCCGCTCGGCTCTCCAGCTCTCCTCCGGAGCCCCGAACTTTCCCGTCACTTTGTCCCTGCCCCGGGAGAGGAAAGGCCGAGGTTCCGCCGGCCCAAGGGCCAGCACAAGCCTGGCGGGGCACCTCTTCTACTCTTATCCCTGCGCCCGCAGGGGGCTGGGCGCGCCGCGGCGCACGCCCGCCCGCTCGCTGACGACCTGGTGCATCTGCCCGCACGCCCAGCTCCAGCGATCTGGTCCTTGCTCCCGCGGGCTCCTCCTGCATCCCGTTCAGTCAACACCATCCACCTCGCACCCAACCCTCTCCTCCAAGTCCTGCACACGCACCGTACCCCACCCACCACTTTCGAGCCGCTTGGGTCCCGGCCCGCGAAGGGGACATGGGGCTTACCTCCGGCCACTCCGTTCATCTGATCAAAGGGGCCTCCCAGTTCGGCATTGGGGAAGATGGTCACCGACGTGGCGGCGAGGTCCTCCACCGGGTAGATGTTGTCAGACAGCTGGTGCACAAAACCACTGAGAGTTACTGGGATTTTGTCTACGGCCTTGGCGGTCATCATTTGCTCCTCGCACAACCTGGAGACCCAACTCCCTCTCTACCTGGAGTGTCAGAGAAGCCGTTTTGGAGAGGGATTGGACTGAGTCTAAGTTGGTACCTCCTTTTGCCCTCCACACTTAAaagcaaccacaaaaaaaaaaaaaaaatccaacagaaataaaactagCAAAACAAGTTGCTgtttttctaagaagaaaaatgactatTTGCCACTGACTCTTCTCCTGTGTTCCGGCTGGGAAGCCAGGAGTTGCTGGTGTAGTGTTATTATAACAGTCAGTGTGTCCCCTCGCCGAGCTATTAATCAATTGCTGCTCTCTCGGTTAGACGGAAAGTGTTGCTGTAAGTATTTATGGGCAGGTTCTCAATGCCCGTGACGTCGCTGCCCATATATGGACTGAGGAACAGGGCTGGGCCAGGCGGCTTCTTGCCGTCACATGGCCGATTTGCATACGGTCTCGGCAGCGCGGACTCCGCCGGGCTCGCGACTCCCGGCTCTCAGACCGCGGGGAATCGCGGGGGTCTAGGACGCGCAGGCCGAGCCGCAGTCCGGTCCAGGCGCCGAGCCTAGCGGGGAGCCGGCGCCCCGCGAGTCCGGCTCAGCCCACGGGGGAAGAGCGTGCGGGTCCTAGCTGCGGCGCTGCCTCCCGGAGCGGGGAGGAATTCCGGTTCTCCGAGGCTTTCCAAAAAAGGCGAAGATCCGGTGCCGGCGGCTCCGCCTCCCCAGCCCTTGTTTGGGAGCCATTCCGGAAAATTAAACTTCGGAAAGAAACCGAGCGGAGCCGAGACACTACAGTCAAACCCCTACTCACTTTCTTGGCAACTCAAAACCGCAAGCAAAAGGAGGCagcgaagaaaaaaaaaaaagctgcatgcATTCACGGAAGCTGACTGCTTTTTTCTGAATTACTTGGTGGAAAGAAGTGGCTGGTGATAAGAGTGAATGCGGTATTGCTTTTTTGGAAAGTCTGTTCTATTTATACAGGAGCGAAAACGGAACAggtttggggttgtttgtttgtttaagtattTCGGGCACcttgggggctggtgggggtAGACCCTAGGAAGAACAGAATAACTGCGGCGAGCTTCGAGAGAAATCCTCAGCCGGAGACACCCCCCTTCCTCTGCCCGCGCGCTCCCAACCCCCCTTCAGCTGCTGCGCGGAGCGGGCGCCCTTCCCGGCGCGTCTGGGCGGTCGGCTGTGTGGGGGCGTCCAGATGGAGGCTTGGACACTCACCCTGCCCCgccacgcacgcacgcacacacacacactgctacaCTCACACACGCTCCACTTCCGCTACACACACTCCCGCCCCCGCTGCCTTCTTCACACACCCACTCGCACACCTTACGCTACACACCTCCCTGTTGACAGCGCGCCGGGGCGCCCGCCCCGCCGAGCGGGCGCTGGGCTTTGCCGGACAGGATGCTCTGCCAAGACACCCCACCTCACCTTCTCCGGCCGTATGGCCGCCACCGCGGCCCCCGACCCCCGAAAGCCTACACTCTCGGGAAGTGCGCCCTGCCCTCACCCGAGCCCTACTCCACAACACGCACATTTGGAAGAATCTTCTTGCTTTGCCTCGCCAAGAGCCACCTCGGTAAGCTCAGCGAGGTCCTGAGGGACAGCAAACAGCGTCGCTAATGCCAATTTCAGGCCGCCATGACCCCACACGCGTTTCCCTTTtcgagtaaaaacaaaaaaaaacaaacaaaaaacactgaccCCGATGGAAACCTTTCTGGTTAGTTctcaaagcaattttttaaaacttttcagagGTCCAGACAGCGGTGGGTTCTGGCTCGCTGCACGCACCGCTCCTGCCTCCCGGTCCATAGCCGGAGCGCTCCGGGCTTGGCCCGGGCTCCGCGGGAGGCTGGTCCCAGGTGCCCGAGCCTGCGCACCGCCTCCTGCCTGGCTCTCTGTACCGCCCAAAGC from Acinonyx jubatus isolate Ajub_Pintada_27869175 chromosome D2, VMU_Ajub_asm_v1.0, whole genome shotgun sequence includes these protein-coding regions:
- the EGR2 gene encoding E3 SUMO-protein ligase EGR2 isoform X1, which translates into the protein MRVGLPSEASSCRWSARGPRDRPERRRSGLAHVLSDNIYPVEDLAATSVTIFPNAELGGPFDQMNGVAGDGMINIDMTGEKRSLDLPYPSSFAPVSAPRNQTFTYMGKFSIDPQYPGASCYPEGIINIVSAGILQGVTSPASTTASSSVTSASPNPLATGPLGVCTMSQTQPDLDHLYSPPPPPPPYSGCAGDLYQDPSAFLSAATTSTSSSLAYPPPPSYPSPKPATDPGLFPMIPDYPGFFPSQCQRDLHGTAGPDRKPFPCPLDSLRVPPPLTPLSTIRNFTLAGPSAGAAGPGASGGSEGPRLPGSSSAAAAAAAYNPHHLPLRPILRPRKYPNRPSKTPVHERPYPCPAEGCDRRFSRSDELTRHIRIHTGHKPFQCRICMRNFSRSDHLTTHIRTHTGEKPFACDYCGRKFARSDERKRHTKIHLRQKERKSSVPSSSVPAASAASCTGGTQAGGALCSSNSGTIGGGSLAPCSSRTRTP
- the EGR2 gene encoding E3 SUMO-protein ligase EGR2 isoform X2, whose translation is MNGVAGDGMINIDMTGEKRSLDLPYPSSFAPVSAPRNQTFTYMGKFSIDPQYPGASCYPEGIINIVSAGILQGVTSPASTTASSSVTSASPNPLATGPLGVCTMSQTQPDLDHLYSPPPPPPPYSGCAGDLYQDPSAFLSAATTSTSSSLAYPPPPSYPSPKPATDPGLFPMIPDYPGFFPSQCQRDLHGTAGPDRKPFPCPLDSLRVPPPLTPLSTIRNFTLAGPSAGAAGPGASGGSEGPRLPGSSSAAAAAAAYNPHHLPLRPILRPRKYPNRPSKTPVHERPYPCPAEGCDRRFSRSDELTRHIRIHTGHKPFQCRICMRNFSRSDHLTTHIRTHTGEKPFACDYCGRKFARSDERKRHTKIHLRQKERKSSVPSSSVPAASAASCTGGTQAGGALCSSNSGTIGGGSLAPCSSRTRTP